Proteins encoded by one window of Girardinichthys multiradiatus isolate DD_20200921_A chromosome 14, DD_fGirMul_XY1, whole genome shotgun sequence:
- the LOC124880592 gene encoding low affinity immunoglobulin gamma Fc region receptor II-like: protein MRGASLRRLFFLIFLLCLTTVKVLPAGLTVSPSRSQFFEEDSVFLSCEEDNISAGWTVRRNTTRGTQCGDGWGKPDGSSCNISILFIEDTGVYWCESREGAASSSIQLTVSGGSVILQSPVLPVMEGDDVTLSCQTKTSSNLPAAFIKDGSLIRTEPAGHMTLHHVTSSDEGLYKCNISGHGESPSSWISVSEKSSTSSPTTTPSPTSASPPSSQFLPYGLLSLTGVVVVVLLLVLLVKHQVNRKSRGNQEVGEESIIYSDVKISQHKQRRNKPNKDLKQLCFTTVLFTEMKKKKKL from the exons ATGAGAGGCGCATCTCTACGACGTCTGTTCT ttCTGATCTTCTTGCTGTGCTTAACAACAGTTAAAG TCCTCCCAGCTGGTCTGACTGTGAGTCCCAGCAGATCTCAGTTCTTTGAAGAAGACTCTGTGTTTCTGAGCTGTGAGGAGGACAACATCTCTGCTGGATGGACTGTGAGGAGAAACACAACCAGAGGAACTCAGTGTGGAGATGGATGGGGGAAACCAGATGGATCCTCCTGTAACATCAGCATCCTCTTCATAGAGGACACTGGAGTGTACTGGTGTGAGTCcagagagggagcagccagcagcagcatccagctcactgtctctg gtggatcagtgatcctGCAGAGTCCTGTCCTCCCTGTGATGGAGGGAGATGACGTCACTCTGAGCTGTCAAACAAAGACTTCCTCCAACCTCCcagctgctttcattaaagatggCTCCCTCATCAGGACTGAGCCTgcaggtcacatgaccctcCACCATGTGACCAGCTCTGATGAAGGTCTCTACAAGTGTAACATCAGTGGTCATGGAGAGTCTCCATCCAGCTGGATCTCTGTCTCAG agAAATCCTCCACATCGTCTCCAACAACCACTCCTTCTCCTACATCAGCCTCTCCACCCTCTTCCCAGTTTCTTCCCTATGGGCTCCTGTCTCTAACTGGTGTCGTTGTTGTGGTTTTACTGCTGGTTCTACTGGTGAAACATCAGGTTAACAGGAAATCTAGAG GTAATCAGGAAGTTGGAGAGGAAAGTATCATTTACAGCGATGTTAAAATATCCCAGCATAAACAACGGagaaacaaaccaaacaaag